One genomic window of Solanum stenotomum isolate F172 chromosome 9, ASM1918654v1, whole genome shotgun sequence includes the following:
- the LOC125877640 gene encoding NAC domain-containing protein 1-like — MENHNTSPTNNVSKDNLISANHINELPISAVFSNKNSNGDQIMSTEDVEALMKRFPPGFRFYPTDYELIKYYLERKLANLPLQPNKIYEMNIYKYDPDTIAAYLKPTTAENVWYVFTPRDRKYPNGERPDRCTGNGYWKATGADISINDDKNSKIGSRRALVYHIGKPPKGKKTDWIMHEYMIPKIPIPNSSTPRNPKLDEWVLCRFYNKNDVITTRSTRRKRKRENDDPFIDEVHEDSTGNNLFNNNDNHAIMLLEGTATGNNPTNYFNNNNNQASMFFQSTDQDSMRNDLTNFKNNYNHAMSLHPQVHTGLSTLPQYSYMSILSNYQNNVSDHYNNYTDGTPLPLMIEPTATNNSIEHDYTMNNEGFGSDYGEYPEQDQYYAFDQYIVSNYELQYNTNNFVNCETTTSNNFVNGETTTSNNFVNCETTTSNNFVNGETITSDNCETNTSNKFVNGETSTSKEDC; from the exons ATGGAAAACCATAACACATCTCCTACAAACAATGTGTCCAAAGATAATTTAATTAGTGCTAATCATATAAATGAGCTCCCAATTAGTGCTGTGTTTAGTAATAAGAACAGTAATGGTGATCAAATTATGTCTACTGAAGATGTTGAAGCTTTGATGAAAAGATTTCCTCCAGGTTTTCGATTTTATCCTACGGATTATGAGCTAATTAAGTATTATTTGGAGAGGAAGCTTGCTAATTTGCCTTTGCAACCTAATAAGATTTATGAGATGAATATTTATAAGTATGATCCTGACACGATTGCTG CATATCTTAAGCCAACGACAGCAGAGAACGTATGGTATGTATTTACTCCAAGAGATCGGAAGTATCCAAATGGAGAAAGACCAGATAGATGTACTGGGAATGGGTATTGGAAAGCTACTGGAGCAGATATAAGTATAAATGatgataaaaatagtaaaattggaTCAAGAAGAGCTTTAGTTTACCACATTGGAAAGCctccaaaaggaaaaaaaactgaTTGGATTATGCATGAATATATGATTCCTAAAATTCCAATTCCAAATAGTTCTACACCCAGAAATCCCAAG TTGGATGAATGGGTTTTGTGTAGGTTCTACAATAAAAATGATGTAATTACCACAAGGTCCAccagaagaaagagaaagagggaAAATGATGATCCATTTATTGATGAAGTTCATGAGGACTCTACTGGAAACAACCTCTTCAATAACAACGACAATCATGCAATTATGTTACTAGAGGGTACAG CTACTGGAAACAACCCCACAAACTActtcaataacaacaacaatcaaGCATCAATGTTTTTCCAAAGTACAGATCAGGACTCTATGAGAAACGATCTCACAAACTTTAAGAACAACTACAATCATGCAATGTCATTGCACCCTCAAGTTCACACGGGGCTTTCTACCTTACCTCAGTACTCTTACATGTCAATCTTGTCTAACTATCAAAATAATGTATCTGATCACTACAACAATTATACTGATGGCACCCCTTTACCTTTGATGATCGAACCTACAGCTACCAACAACTCAATAGAACATGATTACACCATGAACAACGAAGGTTTTGGAAGCGATTATGGTGAGTATCCTGAACAAGACCAATATTATGCATTTGATCAATACATTGTGAGTAATTATGAGTTACAATATAACACGAACAACTTTGTCAATTGTGAGACTACTACCTCAAACAACTTTGTCAATGGTGAGACTACTACCTCGAACAACTTTGTCAATTGTGAGACTACTACCTCGAACAACTTCGTCAATGGTGAGACTATTACCTCTGACAATTGTGAGACTAATACCTCGAACAAGTTTGTCAATGGTGAGACTAGTACATCAAAGGAAGATTGCTAA
- the LOC125876372 gene encoding xyloglucan endotransglucosylase/hydrolase protein 24-like, whose amino-acid sequence MASLVLCLVSFAFCFLHYSLASNNFNQDFDVTWGDGRAKVLNNGKLLTLSLDKVSGSGVKSKKEYLFGRMDMQLKLVRGNSAGTVTTYYLSSQGSTHDEIDFEFLGNLSGDPYIVHTNVYTQGKGDKEQQFYLWFDPTADFHTYSILWNPQTIIFYVDSTPIRVFKNMKSSGVPYPNNQPMRVYASLWNADDWATRGGLIKTNWSNAPFIASFRNFKDNNACIWEFGKSSCTNSTKSWFSQELDSTSQARLQWVQKNYMVYNYCNDINRFPQGLPLECTFNSTTS is encoded by the exons ATGGCTTCCTTAGTTCTTTGTTTGGTCAGTTTTGCATTTTGCTTTTTGCATTATAGTTTGGCTTCTAATAATTTCAATCAAGATTTTGATGTTACATGGGGAGATGGTAGGGCAAAAGTTTTAAACAATGGCAAACTTCTTACTCTTTCCCTTGACAAAGTCTCTGGCTCTGGTGTTAAATCCAAGAAAGAATATTTGTTTGGAAGGATGGATATGCAACTTAAGCTCGTGCGTGGAAATTCAGCTGGTACAGTTACTACATATTAT TTATCATCACAAGGGTCAACACATGATGAGATAGATTTTGAATTCTTGGGAAACCTTAGTGGAGATCCTTATATTGTTCATACAAATGTGTATACTCAAGGCAAAGGTGACAAGGAACAACAATTCTACTTATGGTTTGATCCCACTGCTGATTTTCATACATACTCCATTCTATGGAATCCACAAACAATTAT atTTTATGTGGATAGCACACCAATAAGAGTGTTCAAAAACATGAAGTCAAGTGGAGTACCTTACCCAAATAACCAACCTATGAGAGTCTATGCAAGTCTATGGAATGCAGATGATTGGGCCACAAGGGGTGGCCTTATTAAAACAAATTGGTCCAATGCTCCATTCATTGCTTCTTTTAGAAATTTCAAAGACAATAATGCTTGTATTTGGGAATTCGGAAAATCCTCATGCACAAATTCAACAAAGTCATGGTTCTCTCAAGAACTTGATTCTACAAGCCAAGCTAGGTTACAATGGGTGCAAAAGAACTATATGGTTTATAATTATTGTAATGATATCAATAGGTTCCCTCAGGGGCTTCCTCTAGAGTGCACTTTCAACTCTACGACTAGTTAA
- the LOC125876393 gene encoding xyloglucan endotransglucosylase protein 7-like: protein MALFSSRNSSRSRSSLPYLVFLLIAAFFVFKVDILISQSFSSARRNLEKTPNRIVVNPKKSLEDSLPVVLVNGTFDQHIMISWGDDRGKILENGEFLTLSLDKLSGSGFQSKKEYLFAKVDMQIKLVPGNSAGTVTTFYLSSQGNKHDEIDFEFLGNSTGNPYTLHTNVFSLGKGNREQQFFLWFDPTADYHTYSILWNSKCIIFYVDGIPIREYKNLERLGVSYLKFQPMRLYSSLWNADDWATQGGRVKTNWKLAPFVASYKNFTYEACIYSRLTSSSSCDIDSPPSTNHAWLTYELDQRSRVRMKALQKKHMIYDYCNDKWRFPKGPAPECKLLQ from the exons ATGGCATTATTTTCATCAAGAAATTCATCAAGGTCTAGGTCCTCTCTTCCATATTTGGTGTTCCTCTTAATTGCTGCCTTTTTTGTCTTCAAG GTAGATATACTCATATCCCAGTCTTTTAGTTCAGCCCGTCGCAACCTGGAAAAAACTCCTAATCGTATTGTAGTGAACCCCAAAAAATCACTAGAAGACAG CCTCCCTGTAGTTTTAGTTAATGGTACATTTGACCAGCATATTATGATATCATGGGGAGATGACAGAGGAAAAATACTTGAAAATGGGGAGTTTTTAACACTCTCCTTAGACAAGTTGTCTGGATCAGGCTTTCAGTCTAAAAAAGAGTACCTCTTTGCTAAAGTTGATATGCAAATTAAGCTCGTCCCCGGAAACTCTGCTGGCACTGTTACTACATTTTAC CTATCATCACAAGGGAACAAGCATGATGAAATAGATTTTGAATTCTTGGGAAATTCAACAGGGAACCCTTACACTCTTCATACTAATGTTTTTAGTCTAGGCAAAGGCAATAGGGAACAACAATTCTTCTTGTGGTTTGATCCAACTGCAGATTATCACACATATTCAATCCTATGGAATTCTAAATGTATTAT ATTCTACGTTGATGGTATACCAATTAGAGAGTACAAGAATCTAGAGAGACTTGGTGTGTCATATTTAAAATTCCAACCAATGAGACTATACTCAAGTCTATGGAACGCAGATGATTGGGCTACACAAGGTGGTCGTGTCAAAACCAATTGGAAATTAGCTCCTTTTGTAGCGTCCTACAAAAATTTCACATATGAAGCTTGTATTTATTCAAGATTAACTAGCTCGTCTTCATGTGATATCGACTCTCCTCCTTCTACCAACCACGCTTGGTTAACATATGAGTTAGATCAAAGAAGTCGTGTTAGAATGAAAGCATTGCAGAAAAAACATATGATTTATGATTATTGCAACGATAAATGGAGATTTCCTAAAGGTCCTGCTCCTGAATGCAAGCTTCTTCAataa
- the LOC125876373 gene encoding probable xyloglucan endotransglucosylase/hydrolase protein 25 produces MPSLFSFNIRLILVLVFISCMVVEYCASNDLNQDFDITWGNERGKILNNGEILTLTLDNISGSGFESKKEYLFGKIDMQIKLVQGNSAGTVTAYYLSSEGSNHDEIDFEFLGNLSGEPYTLHTNVYTQGKGEREQQFHLWFDPTNDFHTYSILWNPQTIVFSVDNVPIREFKNMENIGVAFPKSQSMKLYSSLWNADEWATMGGLIKTDWAQAPFTASYRNFNANICNNNNNNNSCKYMAENLDPVNEEKLRRVQQKYMIYNYCTDNKRFPQGFPPECSTT; encoded by the exons ATGCCTTCTctattttcctttaatattagacttattttagtACTAGTATTTATAAGTTGTATGGTTGTTGAATATTGTGCTAGTAATGATCTTAATCAAGATTTTGATATTACATGGGGAAATGAAAGggggaaaatattaaataatggTGAAATACTTACTCTTACACTTGATAATATTTCAGGTTCTGGATTTGAATCAAAGAAggaatatttatttggaaaaattgATATGCAAATCAAATTAGTTCAAGGAAATTCTGCTGGCACTGTCACTGCTTActat ttgtcTTCAGAAGGATCAAATCATGATGAGATAGATTTTGAGTTTCTTGGTAATTTGAGTGGTGAGCCATATACACTTCATACAAATGTGTATACACAAGGCAAAGGTGAAAGAGAGCAACAATTTCACTTGTGGTTTGATCCTACTAATGATTTTCATACTTATTCTATCCTTTGGAATCCACAAACTATTGT aTTCTCAGTGGACAATGTACCAATAAGGGAGTTCAAGAATATGGAAAACATAGGAGTTGCATTTCCAAAATCTCAATCAATGAAACTTTATTCAAGTTTATGGAATGCTGATGAATGGGCCACAATGGGTGGGCTTATCAAGACTGATTGGGCCCAAGCCCCATTTACAGCCTCTTATAGAAATTTCAATGCCAATAtttgcaataataataataataataattcttgcAAATATATGGCAGAAAATTTGGATCCTGTGAATGAAGAAAAATTGAGAAGGGTGCAACAAAAATACATGATATATAATTATTGTACTGATAATAAGAGATTTCCTCAAGGTTTTCCTCCAGAGTGTAGTACcacttaa
- the LOC125876379 gene encoding CASP-like protein 2C1 translates to MDIVRIEFLLRLFATLLLVLTACLVGFDSQTKVVFLTIHIKANYKYLDALSVLVWIDAAAASYNVLQLLRCLFITTSKGDIKQFSHKNYWFFFLLDQAVVYIVFAVNSAAIEASVIALIGIKSLQWMKICNRFTRFCIQVGAALILGYLAVVILFLISSISAFQLFRLYSPKHFLKLKTKLIDDPYIVHQNVLQNDLQNN, encoded by the exons ATGGATATTGTGAGAATAGAGTTTTTGTTGAGGCTTTTTGCAACTTTGTTGTTGGTTTTGACTGCTTGTCTTGTTGGATTTGATTCTCAAACTAAAGTTGTTTTCTTAACTATCCATATAAAAGCCAACTACAAATATTTGGATGCCTTGAG TGTTTTGGTATGGATTGATGCTGCTGCTGCCAGTTATAATGTACTCCAACTGCTGAGATGTTTATTCATTACTACTTCAAAGGGGGATATTAAACAATTTTCTCACAAGAATTATTGGTTCTTTTTCTTATTAGACCAG GCAGTTGTGTACATTGTATTTGCAGTAAATTCAGCAGCAATTGAAGCATCAGTAATTGCATTAATTGGAATTAAAAGTTTACAATGGATGAAAATATGCAATAGATTCACTAGATTTTGTATCCAAGTGGGAGCTGCTTTAATATTGGGCTATCTTGCTGttgttatattatttctaatttcatcAATTTCTGCTTTTCAATTATTTAGGCTATACTCACCTAAACATTTTCTTaaacttaaaacaaaattaattgatgatCCTTATATTGTTCATCAAAACGTGTTGCAAAACGATCTACAAAATAATTGA